Proteins found in one Oncorhynchus mykiss isolate Arlee chromosome 3, USDA_OmykA_1.1, whole genome shotgun sequence genomic segment:
- the LOC110520045 gene encoding polypeptide N-acetylgalactosaminyltransferase 13 isoform X1, which produces MRRFVYCKVVLTTSLVWVLVDVFLLLYFSECNKCDDRKDHSLLPALRAVMSRAHEGPGEMGKAVAIAKDEQEKMKELFKINQFNLMASDMIALNRSLPDVRLDGCKTKVYADDLPDTSIVIVFHNEAWSTLLRTVHSVINRSPRHLLQEILLVDDASERDFLGKKLENYARTLEVPVRVLRMEQRTGLIRARLRGAAATRGQVITFLDAHCECTVGWLEPLLARIKEDRRSVVCPIIDVISDETFEYMAGSDMTYGGFNWKLNFRWYPVPQREMDRRKGDRTLPLRTPTMAGGLFSIDRTYFEEIGTYDPGMDIWGGENLEMSFRIWQCGGSLEIITCSHVGHVFRKATPYSFPGGTGQVINKNNRRLAEVWMDGFKDFFYIISPGVARVDYGDVSSRKALREALQCKPFSWYLENIYPDSQIPRRYYSLGEIRNVETNQCVDNMGRKENEKVGFFNCHGMGGNQVFSYTADKEIRTDDLCLDVSRPHGPVVMLKCHQMKGNQMFAYDAEKHTFLHIITQSCLTISRLEDGTWGPTVEYCNSSPLQAWVLRNFTRLEVFRKLYYSPTDYFL; this is translated from the exons CAGTCATGTCGCGAGCCCACGAGGGCCCGGGGGAGATGGGGAAAGCGGTGGCTATCGCAAAGGACGAGCAAGAGAAAATGAAGGAGCTCTTTAAGATTAACCAGTTCAATCTGATGGCCAGTGACATGATTGCTCTCAACAGGAGTCTGCCGGACGTGAGACTGGACGG TTGCAAGACGAAGGTGTACGCGGACGATCTCCCCGACACCAGCATAGTGATCGTGTTCCACAACGAGGCGTGGAGCACCCTGCTCCGCACTGTCCACAGTGTCATCAACCGCTCGCCACGGCACCTGCTGCAGGAGATCCTGCTGGTGGACGACGCCAGTGAGAGAG ACTTCTTGGGAAAGAAGCTGGAGAACTATGCTCGTACCCTGGAGGTTCCCGTGCGGGTCCTGCGGATGGAGCAGCGAACGGGGCTGATCCGGGCCAGGCTAAGAGGGGCAGCTGCCACACGGGGACAGGTCATCACCTTCCTGGACGCCCACTGTGAATGCACAGTGGGCTGGCTGGAGCCTCTGCTGGCCAGGATCAAAGAGGACCG GAGATCTGTGGTATGTCCTATAATCGATGTGATCAGCGACGAGACGTTTGAATACATGGCGGGCTCAGACATGACCTACGGAGGATTCAACTGGAAGCTGAATTTCCGTTGGTACCCCGTGCCTCAGAGAGAAATGGACAGgcgcaaaggggacaggacattACCACTCAG AACCCCTACTATGGCTGGAGGGTTATTCTCTATTGACCGGACATATTTTGAAGAAATTGGCACGTACGATCCAGGGATGGACATTTGGGGCGGAGAGAACTTGGAGATGTCTTTCAGG ATCTGGCAGTGTGGCGGCTCGCTGGAGATTATAACATGTTCCCACGTGGGTCATGTGTTCCGGAAGGCCACCCCATACAGCTTCCCCGGGGGCACAGGCCAAGTCATCAACAAGAACAACAGGCGATTGGCCGAGGTGTGGATGGACGGCTTCAAAGACTTCTTCTACATCATATCACCAG GTGTGGCCCGGGTGGACTATGGAGACGTGTCCTCTCGCAAGGCCCTGCGTGAAGCTCTGCAGTGCAAACCCTTCTCCTGGTACCTGGAGAACATCTACCCCGACTCTCAGATCCCCCGGAGATACTACTCACTTGGTGAA ATCAGAAATGTTGAAACAAACCAGTGTGTGGACAACATGGGCAGAAAGGAGAACGAGAAGGTTGGCTTCTTCAACTGCCATGGCATGGGTGGGAATCAG GTGTTCTCGTACACGGCTGATAAGGAGATCCGGACAGATGACCTGTGTCTGGACGTGTCTCGCCCCCATGGCCCTGTGGTCATGCTGAAGTGTCATCAAATGAAGGGGAATCAGATGTTTGCGTATGACGCAGAG AAGCACACGTTCCTCCACATCATCACCCAGTCGTGTCTGACCATCAGCAGGCTGGAGGACGGCACTTGGGGCCCCACGGTGGAGTACTGTAATAGTAGCCCCTTGCAAGCCTGGGTCCTGAGGAACTTCACCCGGCTGGAGGTGTTTAGGAAGCTGTACTACAGCCCCACCGATTACTTTCTGTAG
- the LOC110520045 gene encoding polypeptide N-acetylgalactosaminyltransferase 13 isoform X2, protein MRRFVYCKVVLTTSLVWVLVDVFLLLYFSECNKCDDRKDHSLLPALRAVMSRAHEGPGEMGKAVAIAKDEQEKMKELFKINQFNLMASDMIALNRSLPDVRLDGCKTKVYADDLPDTSIVIVFHNEAWSTLLRTVHSVINRSPRHLLQEILLVDDASERDFLGKKLENYARTLEVPVRVLRMEQRTGLIRARLRGAAATRGQVITFLDAHCECTVGWLEPLLARIKEDRRSVVCPIIDVISDETFEYMAGSDMTYGGFNWKLNFRWYPVPQREMDRRKGDRTLPLRTPTMAGGLFSIDRTYFEEIGTYDPGMDIWGGENLEMSFRIWQCGGSLEIITCSHVGHVFRKATPYSFPGGTGQVINKNNRRLAEVWMDGFKDFFYIISPGVARVDYGDVSSRKALREALQCKPFSWYLENIYPDSQIPRRYYSLGEIRNVETNQCVDNMGRKENEKVGFFNCHGMGGNQVFSYTADKEIRTDDLCLDVSRPHGPVVMLKCHQMKGNQMFAYDAERLTLLHVNSNQCLDMPTEEDKMVPTLRDCTGSRSQQWFLRNMTLTL, encoded by the exons CAGTCATGTCGCGAGCCCACGAGGGCCCGGGGGAGATGGGGAAAGCGGTGGCTATCGCAAAGGACGAGCAAGAGAAAATGAAGGAGCTCTTTAAGATTAACCAGTTCAATCTGATGGCCAGTGACATGATTGCTCTCAACAGGAGTCTGCCGGACGTGAGACTGGACGG TTGCAAGACGAAGGTGTACGCGGACGATCTCCCCGACACCAGCATAGTGATCGTGTTCCACAACGAGGCGTGGAGCACCCTGCTCCGCACTGTCCACAGTGTCATCAACCGCTCGCCACGGCACCTGCTGCAGGAGATCCTGCTGGTGGACGACGCCAGTGAGAGAG ACTTCTTGGGAAAGAAGCTGGAGAACTATGCTCGTACCCTGGAGGTTCCCGTGCGGGTCCTGCGGATGGAGCAGCGAACGGGGCTGATCCGGGCCAGGCTAAGAGGGGCAGCTGCCACACGGGGACAGGTCATCACCTTCCTGGACGCCCACTGTGAATGCACAGTGGGCTGGCTGGAGCCTCTGCTGGCCAGGATCAAAGAGGACCG GAGATCTGTGGTATGTCCTATAATCGATGTGATCAGCGACGAGACGTTTGAATACATGGCGGGCTCAGACATGACCTACGGAGGATTCAACTGGAAGCTGAATTTCCGTTGGTACCCCGTGCCTCAGAGAGAAATGGACAGgcgcaaaggggacaggacattACCACTCAG AACCCCTACTATGGCTGGAGGGTTATTCTCTATTGACCGGACATATTTTGAAGAAATTGGCACGTACGATCCAGGGATGGACATTTGGGGCGGAGAGAACTTGGAGATGTCTTTCAGG ATCTGGCAGTGTGGCGGCTCGCTGGAGATTATAACATGTTCCCACGTGGGTCATGTGTTCCGGAAGGCCACCCCATACAGCTTCCCCGGGGGCACAGGCCAAGTCATCAACAAGAACAACAGGCGATTGGCCGAGGTGTGGATGGACGGCTTCAAAGACTTCTTCTACATCATATCACCAG GTGTGGCCCGGGTGGACTATGGAGACGTGTCCTCTCGCAAGGCCCTGCGTGAAGCTCTGCAGTGCAAACCCTTCTCCTGGTACCTGGAGAACATCTACCCCGACTCTCAGATCCCCCGGAGATACTACTCACTTGGTGAA ATCAGAAATGTTGAAACAAACCAGTGTGTGGACAACATGGGCAGAAAGGAGAACGAGAAGGTTGGCTTCTTCAACTGCCATGGCATGGGTGGGAATCAG GTGTTCTCGTACACGGCTGATAAGGAGATCCGGACAGATGACCTGTGTCTGGACGTGTCTCGCCCCCATGGCCCTGTGGTCATGCTGAAGTGTCATCAAATGAAGGGGAATCAGATGTTTGCGTATGACGCAGAG CGGCTGACCCTGCTGCACGTCAACAGTAACCAGTGTCTGGACATGCCTACTGAGGAGGACAAGATGGTGCCCACCCTGAGAGACTGCACAGGCAGCCGCTCCCAGCAGTGGTTCCTCCGCAACATGACACTGACGCTCTGA